TAAAGAAGCACCTGAATAGCGGGCGTGAGTAGGGAAGAGTTCAGGTAAAAAACTTGCTAATGGTCCATAGCCCATTCCAATTAACCCCATACCGATGAATAAAAACCAAAACAGACTGGTAGTTGTACCGTTTTCGAGAAATAACGGCAAGGATAAACCAAAAATCGCAACGCCAACGGTTGTCCAAATGAGCCAAATACGGCGACCAATTTTGTCGATATATTTGCCCGAAGCGGCAATGGTAATAGCCAAAGAAACCGCACTTGCCATCAATAAAGCGGTAAAAATTTGCGGAGAAAATCCTAATCCCATTGCGTATCCTGCCTCTGAAACCGTTGGGGCAGATTTGGCGTAAATTTGGCTAAAGGCAATCATAATGTAGAACAGCACATAGCCAGCAATGCAAACCAACATTCCTAAGAAAAACGGCTTGAAATAAGTAGTGACAACTTCCAACATTGGTAAGCGTTTTGGCTGCGGTTTATTGAGTGCCGCAAGGAAAATCGGGGCTTCAGTCAGTTTTAGGCGAACATATAAGCCAATTGCCACTAAGATAACGGAAGATAAAAATGGTATCCGCCACGCCCATTCAGTCATAGCTTCTTGCCCGAAAATCGCAGTAATGCCTAAGAATACGCCATTTGCCAACAACAAGCCAAGCGGGGCTCCCAGTTGTGGGAAAGTACCATACCAACCTCGTTTACCTTCTGGAGCATTTTCAACCGCAACTAACGCAGCACCGCCCCACTCTCCGCCTAAACCGATACCTTGCCCAATACGGCATAAACAGAGCAAAATTGTCGCCCAAATACCGATGCTGTCATAGGTTGGCAACAAACCGATAACCACAGTGGAAATACCCATCAACAGCAAGCTCATCACAAAAGTATTTTTCCGCCCGAAACGGTCACCGAAATGCCCGAACAATATTGCTCCCAAAGGGCGAGCAATAAAAGTAAGTGCTAAAGTGGAAAGTGCCGCAATCTGCCCTGAAAGTGGATCTGCGGCATGGAAGAATTGATGGTTAAATACCAATACCGCTGCCATTGCGTAAATGTAGTTATCGAAATACTCAATTGCAGTGCCGACCATCGTCGCTGTTGCTACTTGCTTTAAACTATTTTGCGTATTCATCACTTGCCTCCCGTAATGCTTTTGTTGCGGCTTGCACATTATCGGCGTGCGTAATTGCAGTAATCACTGCCACACCATCCGCCCCAAATTCTCGTAAGGTTTTAACGTGAGCTAATTTCACCCCACCAATTGCCACAAGCGGTTTAGTTATGCCCACATTTCGCAAAGTTTGAATAAATGCCATTCCTAGTGTTGGTTTGGGATTTTCTTTTGATTGCGTTGGGAAAATCGGGCCAATTCCAAAATAATCAATTTCCGCTAAATTTTCCCCAATTTTTGCCTCGTCTAAACGATTCACCGACCAACCAATAATTAGCGGTTTATCTGTTTTAGCGCGAATCTCTTGCACAGGCATATCGCTTTGCCCAACGTGAATGCCATCCGCCTCGATTGCCAACGCCAAATCAACGTTGTCGTCTACAATAAACGGTACGCCATATTCACGGCACAAATCACGACAACTCATCGCCAGTGCCTTCTGTGCTGAGGGCGTATGTTCTAACGAAAATTTGCCTTTATCCCGAAATTGAAAGCAGGTAATTCCGCCTTCTAACGCTTGTTTAAGCACGAATAATAAATTTTCTGATAAGTTCTCGCCCAAATGACGGCAATCTTGCGTGCCTGCCACAAAGTAAAGCGGTAAGATTTTTTGAATATTTTTCATCTTTCAATCCTTAAAGGCGACTGTAAGCCCAATGATTTGTCGGCCCGTGTCCTTGCCCAATATTCAACGGGTGAGAAATCGCAGCGGTAATAAAATCTTTCGCTGTTTTTACCGCACTTTGCAACGGTTCGCCTTTCGCCAACTCTGCGGTTAAACAGGCAGAAAAGGTACAGCCCGTACCATGTGTATGCGGCGTGTTGAAACGGGGGCTTTGCAAAGTAAAATGACGACCATCTGCAAGTAAAACCCAATCTTGGCACAGCTCACTTTGCGAATTGAGCGAATGTCCGCCCTTAATAATCACATTCTTCGCTCCCTGTTTTTGCAATGCTTTTGCGGCTTGTTGAATACTGATGTCGTCCACAATCGCAATCCCCGTTAATGCTTCCGCTTCGGGAATGTTTGGTGTAATCACGTCCGCCAACGGCAGCAATTTTTGGCTTAACGCACTCACCGCTTGCTGTTGCAATAAGGGTGCACCGCCTTTGGCGATCATTACAGGATCTAGCACTAGCGTGCCGAAAGGTTTATCAGCAAGAAAATCTGCAACGCATTCAATAATTTCTGCATTGCCCAACATACCAATTTTGCAACTTGCAATCTGGAAATCATTTTTGACCGCTTCCAGTTGCGCTTGAATTGTTTTCAGTGGAATAGGGTGAATATCAAATACGCCAAGTGTGTTTTGTGCAGTAACAGCTGTAATTACGGATGTACCAAACACGCCGCGCATTTGGAAGGTTTTAAGATCCGCTTGAATGCCTGCACCACCGCCACTGTCTGACCCTGCGATGGTTAAAACTTGTTTCACATTACTCATTGATGCGCCCTCTTTGTCCAATGGTTTCAGGGGAAAGGGCAGCAAGCTCGTCCAACAAACGGATTTGGAACTGTCCCACTTGTGTGGTTAAGCCTTGCGCCGCACACTCGCCTGCAATGGTGTATGCTACACAGGCTTCTAATGTCGCAGAAAAATAATTTCCTTCACTTACCGCTAAAAAAGCCGCACACACGGCACTCAATAAACAGCCCGAAGCCGTAACTTTCGGGAACAATGACGTGCCGTTGTGAACGGTCGCAGTTTGTGTGCCATCGCTGACAATATCCACCGCCCCGCTAATCAACACCGTACAGCCATAGCGTTGAGCCACTTTCTCGGCAACGGCTTTTAAATCCACTTCGCCTTGCCCTGCATCTACACCTTTTGCCTGCCACGTCTCGCCTGCAATGGCAGCCAGTTCACCTGCATTACCACGAATAAGTGCGAATTTTACTTCTGCCAGCAATTGGCGAATGGTCTCACGGCGATAGCTCGTTGCCCCCACACCAACAGGATCTAACACTACAGGAATTCCAACCTCATTTGCCGTTTTTCCTGCCTGCAACATTGCCTCCCGATCTTTACCAATCAGCGTACCAATATTAATGACCAATACTTGACTGATTTTCGGTACTTCCTGCATTTCTTCGATATTCGCCGACATCAAAGGCGAAGCTCCTAATGCCAACAAACCATTGGCACTAAAATTCGCTGCCACAATGTTGGTGATGTTATGAATGAGCGGATTCTGCTCACGGATTTTGGCGAGATAAATTGATTGCATAAGCATTCCTTGTGTTGAATATAAAATAAACAAAAATGCCCGCTATTCACTGTGAGCAATTAGCAGGTGTAATAAAATGTAGAAAATTGGGAAAATAAACAGGATAAAATCGTGATAGAGAAAGGTTGAATATGTGGCATATTAGTTTCCTACGTCAGTGCTAACTGTTTCAGGTTCACGGGTATCATCTCAGCCTTTCGGCACCCCGACTAAAAATTGCATGAAGTTTACGCTTCTTTTCAAGAAAAAACAAGCGGTCAAATTTTTCCCTCATTTTGCAAATAATGAGAAGAATTTGACCGCTTAAATAGAAAACTAAATTTGTTTAATTAAAAACGGTAACGTACACCGAAAGAGGCTTCATGAGTTTTAAAACGCACGTTTTCTAAACGTCCCCAGTCGTTATAACGATAACCTAAGTCTAAGGTAATATTCGGTGTAATATCATAGCCAATACCACCAATAAAACCAAAGCCAATGCGTTTTATGCTTCTAGAACCTGATGTTTCCTGATCCGCCTTCACATCTCCGCCTATTGGCATATTGTTAGTCTTAAATGTAAGTTTTGTTGTAAATTCATCTTTTGTGTAACCGCTGGTAGCAACATGCCCAACTTACTCTGTTCTATAATATAAGTAAAAATGTTTTAATTAAAGCATAAAATAACAGCAAAATTTGACTGATTGGTTTTTTATGCTTTCAATCAAACTGTATTTATAAAATAAAAAGAATTGACGTAATTTTGGTTACGTCAATTCTATTTTTATTTTTGATTATTCTGATTTTGCGCGGGTTGGTTCAGAATAAACGTGGCTAATTGCACAATGATGTCCTGCCGCGCCTTTTCCATAGAAATAATAACGAGAATCCTGCCAAGCCCTAATTGGGAAAGCCTCTGGCATTTCATCATTTGCTTTCGCTAAAGTCATCTCCGCTTTTGTATGGGGCTCTGAAGAAATTGTACCTAAACGTCCATTAAATTCATAAGTGCGGACAAATTTTGATACTTTCTCGAGCGTTTCAGGTTCATCTACATTAATTGCTGGATCAATAGATTCAACAACTTCTTGAGGTTTATATGAACTTAAACGATCTAAAGATTCTTGTACTTTTTTCTGTACCGATTCATTAGCTGGTTGAGTAATAAAATCTAATGCAGGTTTTACATCAGGGGATTTTTCTTCAATGACAATTCCCATTGCTGGCGTGATAAACCCTTTTTTAGTTTTCTCTTGCTCAAGCAATTCATCCACAGATAAGAAATGATTTTCTTTTGTCAGATTTACCGTTGAATAATCAATCCAAGCCTTGCCACTTGCCAATTCAGGCGAAACCACCGCAGCAAATAATGGCATTGGCGATTTTGGCTCTTGATTACGGCGACGACGCTGATTATTCGCTGCACGTAAATGACGTGGAGTACGACGCTGACGCTCTTGACGTTCAGAACGCTGGTTCTGATGAACGGGTTTTTCATCATTATTTTGAACCGTAATTACATCCACTTCTGGCATTTTTTCAGTCGTGCTGAAGTTATTTTCAACAACTGTTTCATTATCTTCAACGCGCACGCGTTTACGTAAATCACGGCGTTGGCGGCGTTGAGTTACAGGCTCAGTTCTTTCTTCTTTAGCCTCAAAAACAGGTGTAGAATTTACCGCACTTTCAGCGATACTTTCTTCCACTAAGTTACGGCGCGGACGGCGTTGATTACGCTCACGGACATTACGAACCTGTTCTTCGGTTCTTTCTGTTTCGTTATTTTCAGAACGTGGACGACGAGAAGAACGACGATCCTGTGAACGGCGTTGATTACGATTAGGATTGCGCGAAGTGCGGTTATTTTTCGGTTTGTTTTCTTCAGATTTAGTCGCAAATAAACCTTTAATCTTCGCAATAATTTTAGCTAACAAAGAGGGTTCATTTGATTTACGCTCAACTGGCGTTGGGGCTGCTTCTGAAATAGAAAGCGCAACTACTGCACTTTCAACCGCTGGTTGTTCAATAACAGCTGTTGTTTCCACATTACGAGAAACCAGTGATTCTTCAGTATTTTCATCTTTCTCACAGTGAATTTTCGCTAAATTATAGCTTAATTCATTTACTTCTTCGCCATCACGTAAGCGGAAAACGCTAAAGTGCGGTGTTTCCATTGCTTCATTTGGGGCAACAATAATATCGACATTATGACGCTTTTCAATATTGCTGATTGCTTTGCGTTTTTCATTAAGAAGATAAGAGGCAATTTGTACTGGCACAATGGTATGCACTTGCTTAGTGTTTTCTTTTAATGCTTCTTCTTCCAGCAAACGCAAAATAGATAAAGAAAGAGATTCATTATCACGCACTTTGCCTGTTCCTTGACAACGAGGGCAAATATGGTGCGAAGATTCGCCCAATGATGGGCTTAAACGCTGACGTGACATTTCTAACAAACCAAAACGAGAAATTCGGCTAATTTGAATACGGGCGCGATCTGGACGAACCGCATCACGAATACGATTTTCTACTTCACGTTGATGGCGGATTGGTGTCATATCAATGAAATCGATAACAACTAAACCACCTAAGTCACGTAAACGTAATTGACGCGCGATTTCATCTGCCGCTTCAAGGTTGGTATTTAATGCCGTTTCTTCAATATCGCCACCACGAGTAGAACGTGCGGAGTTAATATCAATGGCGGTTAATGCTTCAGTTACATCAATAACGATTGAACCGCCAGAAGGTAAACGCACTTCACGTTGGAATGCGGATTCAATTTGAGATTCAATTTGATAGTGGCTGAAAAGTGGCACTTCGCCTTGATAAAGTTTCACGCGATTGATGAAATCAGGACGCACAAGTTTGATATGCTCTTTCGCTTTCTCAAAAATTTTTGGGCTATCAATCAGGATCTCACCAATATCACGACGCAAATAATCGCGAATAGCGCGTACAATCACATCGCTTTCTTGATGAATTAAAAATGGAGCTGGACGACTTTGTGAAGCTTGTTTGATCGCTTCCCAATGATGTAATAATACTTTTAAATCCCATTGTAATTCTTCTGGCGATTTTCCCACACCAGCAGTACGGACGATTAAGCCTACACCGTCAGGCACATCTAATGAACTTAATGCCTCTTTTAGTTCAGTACGTTCATCGCCCTCAATACGGCGAGAAATTCCTCCTGCCCGTGGATTATTCGGCATAAACACCAAATAACTACCGGCAAGAGAAACAAAAGTAGTTAAGGCTGCACCTTTGTTTCCTCTTTCTTCTTTATTAACTTGAACGATAACTTCCTGTCCTTCAGTCAAAATATCGCGAATATTCGGACGACCTTGAAAAACATAATCATCAGGAAAATATTCACGGGCAATTTCTTTTAAAGGTAAAAAACCGTGACGTTCTGCACCATAATCTACAAAAGCCGCTTCTAAGCTTGGCTCAACGCGAGTAATTTTTCCTTTGTAGATATTCGCTTTTTTTTGTTCGTGTCCTGGACTTTCAATGTCCAAGTCAAAAAGGCGTTGTCCATCGACAAGCGCGACACGCAACTCTTCTTTTTGAGTTGCATTGATTAACATTCTTTTCATTGTCAATTCTCTTATTAAATATTTAAAAAAAACTCAAAATAAACCGCACTTTGCTTCGTTATCGACCTCGTGTTTCTCGCGCCAGTCAATCTCACGACTGTATGTTGCTGGGTGCATTGATAACGTTATTAAGCATAAATATTTGCTTGATAAAACAACGCGATATTCCGCACGCGTTGCAAATGGCTGATTTATTTTAAGAAAAATGTTGATTATCAATGTCTTATGCCAATTGCTGCATTGAGTTTTTACCAACAAAACTTATCCTTTTTTACGCAAATTCTTAGGCGCAAAAAGAGGCTCTATTATCCATAGAAAACGATTAATTAGCAAGGCGAATTTGCGTTCATAGAGTGACGTTCATATTACGTTTATAGTGCCTTTATGATATGATTTGCAGCGATTTTCAAAAGGAAAAAAAATGACAAAACAAAATG
The nucleotide sequence above comes from Haemophilus influenzae. Encoded proteins:
- a CDS encoding MFS transporter; amino-acid sequence: MNTQNSLKQVATATMVGTAIEYFDNYIYAMAAVLVFNHQFFHAADPLSGQIAALSTLALTFIARPLGAILFGHFGDRFGRKNTFVMSLLLMGISTVVIGLLPTYDSIGIWATILLCLCRIGQGIGLGGEWGGAALVAVENAPEGKRGWYGTFPQLGAPLGLLLANGVFLGITAIFGQEAMTEWAWRIPFLSSVILVAIGLYVRLKLTEAPIFLAALNKPQPKRLPMLEVVTTYFKPFFLGMLVCIAGYVLFYIMIAFSQIYAKSAPTVSEAGYAMGLGFSPQIFTALLMASAVSLAITIAASGKYIDKIGRRIWLIWTTVGVAIFGLSLPLFLENGTTTSLFWFLFIGMGLIGMGYGPLASFLPELFPTHARYSGASLTYNIAGLFGASVAAIIALPLNAHYGLKGVGIYLTLNAVLSLIGLWFISETKDKLLS
- the thiE gene encoding thiamine phosphate synthase, whose product is MKNIQKILPLYFVAGTQDCRHLGENLSENLLFVLKQALEGGITCFQFRDKGKFSLEHTPSAQKALAMSCRDLCREYGVPFIVDDNVDLALAIEADGIHVGQSDMPVQEIRAKTDKPLIIGWSVNRLDEAKIGENLAEIDYFGIGPIFPTQSKENPKPTLGMAFIQTLRNVGITKPLVAIGGVKLAHVKTLREFGADGVAVITAITHADNVQAATKALREASDEYAK
- the thiD gene encoding bifunctional hydroxymethylpyrimidine kinase/phosphomethylpyrimidine kinase, yielding MSNVKQVLTIAGSDSGGGAGIQADLKTFQMRGVFGTSVITAVTAQNTLGVFDIHPIPLKTIQAQLEAVKNDFQIASCKIGMLGNAEIIECVADFLADKPFGTLVLDPVMIAKGGAPLLQQQAVSALSQKLLPLADVITPNIPEAEALTGIAIVDDISIQQAAKALQKQGAKNVIIKGGHSLNSQSELCQDWVLLADGRHFTLQSPRFNTPHTHGTGCTFSACLTAELAKGEPLQSAVKTAKDFITAAISHPLNIGQGHGPTNHWAYSRL
- a CDS encoding opacity family porin; translation: MPIGGDVKADQETSGSRSIKRIGFGFIGGIGYDITPNITLDLGYRYNDWGRLENVRFKTHEASFGVRYRF
- the rne gene encoding ribonuclease E; this encodes MKRMLINATQKEELRVALVDGQRLFDLDIESPGHEQKKANIYKGKITRVEPSLEAAFVDYGAERHGFLPLKEIAREYFPDDYVFQGRPNIRDILTEGQEVIVQVNKEERGNKGAALTTFVSLAGSYLVFMPNNPRAGGISRRIEGDERTELKEALSSLDVPDGVGLIVRTAGVGKSPEELQWDLKVLLHHWEAIKQASQSRPAPFLIHQESDVIVRAIRDYLRRDIGEILIDSPKIFEKAKEHIKLVRPDFINRVKLYQGEVPLFSHYQIESQIESAFQREVRLPSGGSIVIDVTEALTAIDINSARSTRGGDIEETALNTNLEAADEIARQLRLRDLGGLVVIDFIDMTPIRHQREVENRIRDAVRPDRARIQISRISRFGLLEMSRQRLSPSLGESSHHICPRCQGTGKVRDNESLSLSILRLLEEEALKENTKQVHTIVPVQIASYLLNEKRKAISNIEKRHNVDIIVAPNEAMETPHFSVFRLRDGEEVNELSYNLAKIHCEKDENTEESLVSRNVETTAVIEQPAVESAVVALSISEAAPTPVERKSNEPSLLAKIIAKIKGLFATKSEENKPKNNRTSRNPNRNQRRSQDRRSSRRPRSENNETERTEEQVRNVRERNQRRPRRNLVEESIAESAVNSTPVFEAKEERTEPVTQRRQRRDLRKRVRVEDNETVVENNFSTTEKMPEVDVITVQNNDEKPVHQNQRSERQERQRRTPRHLRAANNQRRRRNQEPKSPMPLFAAVVSPELASGKAWIDYSTVNLTKENHFLSVDELLEQEKTKKGFITPAMGIVIEEKSPDVKPALDFITQPANESVQKKVQESLDRLSSYKPQEVVESIDPAINVDEPETLEKVSKFVRTYEFNGRLGTISSEPHTKAEMTLAKANDEMPEAFPIRAWQDSRYYFYGKGAAGHHCAISHVYSEPTRAKSE
- the thiM gene encoding hydroxyethylthiazole kinase, with translation MQSIYLAKIREQNPLIHNITNIVAANFSANGLLALGASPLMSANIEEMQEVPKISQVLVINIGTLIGKDREAMLQAGKTANEVGIPVVLDPVGVGATSYRRETIRQLLAEVKFALIRGNAGELAAIAGETWQAKGVDAGQGEVDLKAVAEKVAQRYGCTVLISGAVDIVSDGTQTATVHNGTSLFPKVTASGCLLSAVCAAFLAVSEGNYFSATLEACVAYTIAGECAAQGLTTQVGQFQIRLLDELAALSPETIGQRGRINE